The DNA segment TCTCCGGGGAAATCATTCCCGGCGGGGTCGCCGACCAGGTCTCCACATTCCATCCGGCGTCGCGAACAGCGGCAGGATCCAATCGCATTGCCTGAGCCAGCCAGGTCTGAGCAATTTGTGGCTGTCCCGTCTCGACCGCAACGGATGCCAACTGCAATCGCGAGGTCGCATCGCTGGGATTCTTTCGTGCCGACGCAATGAAATATTGAACCGACTCTTCGCTACGCCCCAGTTCTCGCATCGCGATGCCTCGCAGCAAATCGGCCGCTCCGGGGCGAATCGCTTCATCCATGTCACCGACAACGTCCGCGTCTTCGCGAATCCGGTCCAGAGTCGCGAGCAAACGGTCGTAACGCTTCTGTTGATGGTAAATCTCGGCGGTTCGCAATTGGACATACGGGTAGTCGGGCTGCAGCGACAACGCACGATGGTACGCCGCCAATGCCTCGTCCTTTTCATTGCGAGCGACCTGACAATCGCCCCACAAGGCCCACAAAGCGGCCCACTCACGATCCGAATCCAGTGCGATTTGACACTGACGCGTTGCTTCGTCGACACGCCCTACTTCGAGGTACATCCGTCCCAACCGCTGCATGTGCTTGGGGTCCCCGGCGGAAAGCTGAACCGCTTTTTCAAGGTGCTCGATCGCATCGTCTTGCTGGCCTTTTTGCCACAAGGACTCCGACATCCCGCGATGTGCCGCGTCGTTGACACTGGAGACGTCGAGTGCCTCGGTGAAAAGTGTTTCCGCAACGGCCCATTCACCTTGGCGCATCGCCTTGAGCCCTTGCCGTGACAGCCGACGGGCTGCGATCGATTGCCGGCTTTCGCCAAATCGACCGATGCCGCGACAACCCATCGAGGTGGGAATGGATGTGAAACACGTCAGCAACAATCCGAGTTGCAGCGTCTTCTTGGAGAACGCAAACACCGTCTCTGGTCTGACCAGACGCGTCCATCGGTTGCATCGCTTGGGATGCCAATCGGTTGGAGGACGCAGGGGTTTCACGCGGTTCGATCCGGAAGAAGACAAGCGGCACCGCCTGACAAACGTGGCGCCACTGTCACGCATAGCAAATTTACACTCCCCGATGCCAGACAACTCGAAAACGCCGTCCAGCTCGCATACCTCCCAGGCCTCGAGGTCGTGCAGTTCTTCAGTCTTGTATTGCCAGCCGTTTGAATCACCCTCGCCTTGGGAGGGTCGAGCGAGGGGAGGGCTCGGCATTGAATCCAGCGCGTAACTCTCCCCGGCCCGAAGCGGACCGCCCTTCCCAAAGAGATCGTGCAGTTTTCAACTGCTTTGCCAGCAGCGTCTTAAGCCCCCCGCCCGTTGGCAACCGGCTTGTCGATTTCGCTGCAGGTTGGCCACTCTTGGCCGACATCCGCAAC comes from the Rhodopirellula islandica genome and includes:
- a CDS encoding tetratricopeptide repeat protein, which encodes MRDSGATFVRRCRLSSSGSNRVKPLRPPTDWHPKRCNRWTRLVRPETVFAFSKKTLQLGLLLTCFTSIPTSMGCRGIGRFGESRQSIAARRLSRQGLKAMRQGEWAVAETLFTEALDVSSVNDAAHRGMSESLWQKGQQDDAIEHLEKAVQLSAGDPKHMQRLGRMYLEVGRVDEATRQCQIALDSDREWAALWALWGDCQVARNEKDEALAAYHRALSLQPDYPYVQLRTAEIYHQQKRYDRLLATLDRIREDADVVGDMDEAIRPGAADLLRGIAMRELGRSEESVQYFIASARKNPSDATSRLQLASVAVETGQPQIAQTWLAQAMRLDPAAVRDAGWNVETWSATPPGMISPENAHLETSAVPIIAAQPDAARPWIQ